A genomic stretch from Shewanella sediminis HAW-EB3 includes:
- a CDS encoding serine hydrolase domain-containing protein, protein MFRSPVPLITLTLFSLLFSASGEAKSQYQGISDDFKTLFHSKLKKNKVPGGAFVIIEDDAILKLSTYGKREKGGKLNVNSNTVFRLASVSKTFAGSLATMLVHENRFSWDDPLTQYMPDFSLADPVASRQINLGHLIGQSTGLMPNSYDNILNANRKLEKIIPKFSKLEPMCSPGKCYSYQNIAFSFIQPVIEQQTGSEYADLVTERIFTPLKMTSASVGMDKFLATDNRAKPHVKTRSGFRKVKVKPNYYQVEPAAGVNASILDISKWLIANLGNNPDVLSPRLLAEIKTPGVRTSKELRRRAWKNYLNNAHYGKGWRVYDFEGEELVYHAGWVAGYVAEVAYSPRLKIGMAMLLNGESRVIGELGASFWHSVMKQQATLTAKK, encoded by the coding sequence ATGTTTCGTTCGCCTGTTCCCCTCATCACTCTCACCCTCTTTAGCCTGCTATTCTCCGCGTCCGGTGAGGCTAAATCCCAATATCAGGGGATAAGTGATGACTTTAAAACTCTGTTTCATTCTAAGTTGAAAAAAAATAAAGTGCCCGGTGGCGCCTTCGTCATTATTGAAGACGATGCCATTTTAAAGTTAAGCACCTACGGCAAGAGAGAGAAAGGAGGCAAACTCAACGTCAACTCCAACACCGTCTTTCGACTGGCGTCGGTATCTAAAACCTTTGCCGGTTCTCTGGCCACTATGCTGGTACACGAAAATCGATTTAGCTGGGACGATCCGTTAACTCAATATATGCCCGACTTCAGCCTGGCCGATCCCGTCGCCTCGAGACAGATCAACTTAGGCCACCTGATAGGCCAAAGTACCGGATTAATGCCGAACAGCTACGACAATATCCTCAACGCTAATCGTAAACTCGAAAAAATCATCCCAAAATTTTCCAAGTTAGAACCTATGTGCTCTCCTGGTAAATGTTACAGCTATCAGAACATCGCCTTCTCATTTATCCAACCAGTCATCGAACAACAAACCGGGAGTGAGTACGCCGATTTAGTGACAGAGCGGATATTTACCCCCCTTAAGATGACCTCTGCCTCTGTCGGCATGGACAAGTTTCTCGCCACCGATAACCGTGCGAAGCCACATGTTAAGACCCGCTCCGGGTTTAGAAAGGTCAAAGTTAAACCTAACTACTATCAGGTGGAACCCGCCGCAGGGGTTAACGCCAGTATTCTCGACATCTCTAAATGGTTAATCGCAAACTTGGGCAATAACCCTGACGTTCTCAGCCCAAGACTATTAGCGGAGATAAAAACCCCCGGAGTTCGCACCAGCAAAGAGTTAAGACGTCGCGCCTGGAAGAACTATCTCAATAACGCCCACTACGGTAAAGGTTGGCGGGTATATGATTTTGAGGGAGAGGAGCTCGTTTATCACGCCGGTTGGGTGGCAGGTTATGTGGCAGAAGTCGCCTACTCTCCTCGTCTGAAGATCGGTATGGCCATGCTACTCAACGGTGAATCCCGGGTTATCGGCGAGTTAGGTGCCAGTTTCTGGCATAGCGTGATGAAACAGCAAGCCACATTGACTGCTAAGAAATAA
- a CDS encoding Type 1 glutamine amidotransferase-like domain-containing protein, which translates to MKLALVSDHSSVNGMATIRCVLNALSSDMTRVAYIASQPDPDRIYYRATQAIYRELGADLSNHVELESDFDESAVASMFGFDAIHLSGGDTFRFLKWLKKRDLLTSLQAYLNDGGAIIGVSAGAMIMTPSIESARLCGDTNDVDLQDLSSLSLVPFQFVPHVDGDIKDASMLLNQLMDEHSDAVRPNTMPWTVALRNLVNEYYLCPDDAGIAVIDDKIIEFGQPVIYRPNS; encoded by the coding sequence ATGAAACTAGCTTTGGTGAGCGATCATAGCAGTGTTAATGGAATGGCCACGATTCGGTGTGTTCTGAATGCACTCAGCTCGGATATGACGCGTGTCGCCTATATTGCCTCTCAGCCGGACCCGGATCGGATCTATTACCGGGCAACACAGGCTATCTACCGTGAGTTAGGAGCGGATCTGTCTAATCATGTTGAACTTGAGTCGGACTTCGATGAAAGTGCTGTCGCGTCTATGTTCGGTTTCGATGCGATTCATCTATCCGGTGGTGATACCTTCAGGTTTCTTAAGTGGTTAAAAAAGAGAGACCTGCTCACATCGCTGCAAGCCTACCTTAACGATGGGGGGGCAATTATAGGGGTCAGTGCAGGTGCTATGATAATGACGCCCTCTATCGAGAGTGCCCGGCTTTGCGGTGACACTAATGATGTGGACCTGCAGGATCTTTCCTCCTTGTCGCTGGTACCATTTCAATTTGTGCCCCATGTAGACGGTGACATAAAGGATGCTTCCATGTTGCTCAATCAGCTTATGGATGAGCATTCGGATGCGGTGCGGCCCAATACCATGCCCTGGACTGTGGCTTTGAGAAACCTTGTGAATGAGTACTATCTTTGTCCCGATGACGCGGGTATTGCGGTGATAGATGACAAGATAATTGAATTT
- a CDS encoding STAS-like domain-containing protein codes for MFDLKVTDFTKYPGPRYKVLGPNSGEEFREQYLIDALKSNSEVSVNLDGVLGYGSSFLEEIFGGIVRAMPTHPASMHPSGDKIIKYDFITLDMINFIKNNLVSNDDPSVIKEINSYITRQIKELGGN; via the coding sequence ATGTTCGATTTAAAAGTTACTGATTTTACGAAATACCCCGGCCCAAGGTACAAAGTTCTTGGACCAAACAGCGGGGAAGAGTTTCGAGAACAATATTTGATCGATGCCCTTAAAAGTAACTCTGAAGTTTCAGTTAACTTAGATGGAGTTCTTGGCTACGGTTCGTCATTCTTGGAAGAGATTTTTGGCGGTATTGTTCGTGCTATGCCTACTCACCCAGCATCTATGCATCCAAGTGGCGACAAGATCATTAAGTACGATTTTATTACGTTGGATATGATTAATTTTATTAAAAATAATTTAGTGTCTAACGATGACCCGTCAGTTATTAAAGAAATAAATAGCTATATCACTCGTCAGATTAAAGAGCTAGGGGGCAATTAG